TTCAGATAAAGTGTTGATTTGTTCTTGAGCTTCTATCACATTTCTCAAGACATTTCTCAGTAATTCCGGTTCTGGATGCTGTTCTTCTAAGCAGGCTTCAATATAAAGTGCAGCGTGTTCAGGATCTTTTAACTGTTCAATTAAAAACTCCTGATAACTTTTACTGGTTTGTATTTTCACGTTTGTCATAGTCTTT
The DNA window shown above is from Planktothrix serta PCC 8927 and carries:
- a CDS encoding helix-turn-helix domain-containing transcriptional regulator; this translates as KTMTNVKIQTSKSYQEFLIEQLKDPEHAALYIEACLEEQHPEPELLRNVLRNVIEAQEQINTLSESSKLSHQKLDQILTESSCAEIYAFVEVLNALGFQILISLKETES